In Mustela nigripes isolate SB6536 chromosome 2, MUSNIG.SB6536, whole genome shotgun sequence, a single window of DNA contains:
- the CHRD gene encoding chordin isoform X1: MPSLPAPPAPLLLLGLLLLGCRPAHGTGPESPALPIRPEKEPLPIRGAAGCSFGGKVYALDETWHPDLGEPFGVMRCVLCACEAQPQWGRRARGPGRVSCKNIKPECPALACVQPRLLPGHCCQTCPQERSSPEKPPTGLAFEYPRDPEHRSYSDRGEPGSEDRGRGDGHTDFVALLTGPRSQAVARARVSLLRSGLRFSISYRQLDRPTRIRFSDSAGSVLFEHPAAPTQDGLVCGVWRAVPRLSLRLLRAEQLHVALVTPTHPSGEVWGPLIRHRALAAETFSAILTLEGPPQPGIGGIVLLTLSDTEDSLHFLLLFRGLLESRSGGPAQVPLRLQILHQGQLLRELQANASVQEPGFAEVLPNLTAQEMDWLVLGELQMALERVGVPGLRISGHIAARQSCDVLQSVLCGADALIPVQTGAAGSARLTLLGNGSLIYQVQVVGTGSEVVALTLETKPQRRNQRTVLCHMAGLQLGGHTAVGVCPGLGARGAHMLLQNELFLNVGTKDFPDGELRGHVSALPYSGHSARHETLPVPLAGALVLPPVQSQAAGHAWLSLDTHCHLHYEVLLAGLGGSEQGTVTAHLLGPPGMPGPRRLLKGFYGPEAQGVVKDLEPELLRFLAQGKASLLITTKGSPQGELRGQVHIANQCEVGGLRLAAEGTEGAWAAGAPDAAAPALPPLPAVLGPDTPVPAKPGGPGRPRDPNTCYFEGQQRPHGARWAPNYDPLCSLCTCQRRTVICDPVVCPPPSCPSPVQALDQCCPVCPEKQDVRDLPGLSRTRDPGEGCYFDGDRSWRAAGTRWHPVVPPFGLIKCAVCTCKGGTGDVHCEKVQCPRLACAQPVRANPTDCCKQCPVGSGVHPQLGDPMQADGPRGCRFAGQWFPESQSWHPSVPPFGEMSCITCRCGAGVPHCERDDCSLPLSCGPGKESRCCSHCAPRRPPETRTVPELAKEAEGS; encoded by the exons ATGCCGAGCCTCCCGGCCCCGCCGGCCCCGCTGctgctcctggggctgctgctgctcgGCTGCCGACCGGCCCACGGCACCGGCCCCGAGTCCCCCGCGCTGCCCATCCGGCCCGAGAAGGAGCCGCTGCCCATTCGGGGAGCGGCAG GCTGCTCCTTCGGCGGGAAGGTCTATGCCTTGGACGAGACGTGGCACCCGGACCTAGGGGAGCCCTTCGGGGTGATGCGCTGCGTGCTGTGCGCCTGCGAGGCG CAGCCTCAGTGGGGTCGCCGAGCAAGGGGCCCGGGCAGAGTCAGCTGCAAGAACATCAAACCCGAGTGCCCAGCCTTGGCCTGCGTGCAGCCTCGGCTGCTGCCGGGACACTGCTGCCAGACCTGCCCCCAGG AGCGCAGCAGTCCTGAGAAGCCGCCAACGGGTCTGGCCTTTGAGTATCCCCGGGACCCAGAGCACCGCAGCTACAGTGACCGCGGGGAGCCGGGCTCTGAGGATCGGGGGAGAGGAGATGGACACACGG ACTTCGTGGCGCTGCTGACAGGACCTAGGTCGCAGGCTGTGGCAAGGGCCCGGGTGTCTCTGCTGCGCTCCGGTTTGCGTTTCTCCATCTCCTacagaca GCTGGACCGCCCTACTCGAATCCGCTTCTCAGACTCTGCTGGCAGCGTCCTGTTTGAACACCCTGCTGCCCCCACTCAAGATGGCCTG GTCTGTGGGGTGTGGCGGGCAGTGCCTCGGTTGTCTCTGCGGCTCCTTAGGGCAGAACAGCTGCATGTGGCGCTTGTGACACCCACTCACCCCTCGGGGGAGGTCTGGGGGCCTCTCATCCGGCACCGGGCCCTGGCTGCAG agACCTTCAGTGCTATCCTGACCCTAGAAGGCCCCCCACAGCCTGGCATAGGGGGCATCGTCCTCCTCACTCTCAGCGACACGGAGGACTCCTTGCATTTCTTGCTGCTTTTCCGTGGACTGCTGGAATCCAGGAGCGGGG GACCGGCTCAGGTGCCCTTGCGGCTCCAGATTCTACACCAGGGGCAGCTACTGCGAGAGCTCCAGGCCAATGCCTCAGTCCAG GAGCCAGGCTTTGCTGAGGTACTGCCCAACCTGACTGCCCAGGAGATGGACTGGCTGGTGCTGGGGGAGCTCCAGATGGCCCTGGAGAGGGTGGGCGTGCCAGGGCTGCGCATCAGTGGACACATCGCTGCCAGGCAGAGCTGCGATG TCCTGCAAAGCGTCCTTTGTGGGGCTGACGCCCTGATCCCAGTTCAGACAGGGGCAGCCGGCTCAGCCAGGCTTACACTGCTGGGAAATGGCTCCCTGATCTACCAG GTGCAGGTGGTAGGTACAGGCAGTGAGGTGGTGGCCTTGACCTTGGAGACCAAGCCTCAGCGGAGAAACCAGCGCACTGTCCTGTGCCACATGGCCGGACTCCAGCTGGGAGGACACACA GCTGTGGGTGTCTGCCCTGGACTCGGCGCCCGAGGGGCTCATATGCTGCTGCAGAATGAGCTGTTCCTGAACGTGGGCACCAAGGACTTCCCAGATGGAGAACTGCGGGGTCATGTGTCTGCCCTGCCTTATAGTGGACACAGCGCCCGCCATGAGA CACTGCCCGTGCCCCTGGCAGGAGCCCTGGTGTTACCTCCTGTGCAGAGCCAGGCAGCAGGACATGCCTGGCTCTCCCTGGACACCCATTGTCACCTGCACTATGAAGTGCTGCTGGCTGGGCTTGGTGGCTCTGAACAGGGCACTGTCACTGCCCACCTTCTCGGGCCTCCTGGGATGCCAGGGCCCCGGCGGCTGCTGAAGGGATTCTATGGCCCAGAG GCCCAGGGCGTGGTGAAGGATCTGGAGCCTGAGCTGCTGCGGTTCCTGGCCCAGGGCAAGGCCTCCTTGCTGATCACCACCAAGGGGAGTCCCCAAGGGGAGCTCcgggggcag GTGCACATCGCCAACCAGTGCGAGGTAGGCGGCCTGCGCCTGGCAGCTGAGGGGACTGAAGGAGCGTGGGCGGCCGGGGCTCCCGATGCAGCAGCCCCGGCACTGCCCCCACTGCCCGCTGTGCTTGGCCCCGACACTCCCGTGCCAGCCAAACCAGGAGGCCCCGGACGCCCGCGAGACCCCAACACCTGCTACTTTGAGGGGCAGCAGCGCCCCCATGGGGCTCGCTGGGCGCCTAACTATGACCCGCTCTGCTCGCTATGCACCTGCCAG AGACGCACAGTGATCTGTGACCCCGTGGTGTGCCCGCCGCCCAGCTGTCCCAGCCCGGTGCAGGCACTGGACCAGTGCTGCCCTGTGTGCCCGG AGAAACAAGATGTCAGAGACCTTCCTGGGCTCTCCCGGACCAGAGACCCCGGAGAGG gctgcTATTTTGATGGCGACCGGAGCTGGCGGGCAGCGGGTACCCGGTGGCACCCCGTCGTGCCCCCATTTGGCTTAATTAAGTGTGCTGTCTGCACCTGTAAG GGGGGCACTGGAGACGTCCACTGTGAGAAGGTGCAGTGTCCTCGGCTGGCCTGTGCCCAGCCGGTCCGGGCCAACCCCACTGACTGTTGCAAACAGTGTCCAG TGGGGTCAGGGGTCCACCCCCAATTGGGGGACCCCATGCAGGCCGATGGGCCCCGGGGCTGCCGTTTTGCAGGGCAGTGGTTCCCAGAGAGCCAGAGCTGGCACCCCTCAGTGCCCCCCTTTGGGGAGATGAGCTGTATCACCTGCAGATGTGGG GCAGGGGTGCCCCACTGTGAGCGGGATGACTGTTCATTGCCACTGTCCTGCGGTCCAGGGAAGGAGAGTCGCTGCTGCTCCCACTGTGCACCCCGGCGGC CCCCAGAGACCAGGACAGTTCCAGAGCTGGCGAAAGAAGCCGAAGGCTCCTAG
- the CHRD gene encoding chordin isoform X2: protein MPSLPAPPAPLLLLGLLLLGCRPAHGTGPESPALPIRPEKEPLPIRGAAGCSFGGKVYALDETWHPDLGEPFGVMRCVLCACEAPQWGRRARGPGRVSCKNIKPECPALACVQPRLLPGHCCQTCPQERSSPEKPPTGLAFEYPRDPEHRSYSDRGEPGSEDRGRGDGHTDFVALLTGPRSQAVARARVSLLRSGLRFSISYRQLDRPTRIRFSDSAGSVLFEHPAAPTQDGLVCGVWRAVPRLSLRLLRAEQLHVALVTPTHPSGEVWGPLIRHRALAAETFSAILTLEGPPQPGIGGIVLLTLSDTEDSLHFLLLFRGLLESRSGGPAQVPLRLQILHQGQLLRELQANASVQEPGFAEVLPNLTAQEMDWLVLGELQMALERVGVPGLRISGHIAARQSCDVLQSVLCGADALIPVQTGAAGSARLTLLGNGSLIYQVQVVGTGSEVVALTLETKPQRRNQRTVLCHMAGLQLGGHTAVGVCPGLGARGAHMLLQNELFLNVGTKDFPDGELRGHVSALPYSGHSARHETLPVPLAGALVLPPVQSQAAGHAWLSLDTHCHLHYEVLLAGLGGSEQGTVTAHLLGPPGMPGPRRLLKGFYGPEAQGVVKDLEPELLRFLAQGKASLLITTKGSPQGELRGQVHIANQCEVGGLRLAAEGTEGAWAAGAPDAAAPALPPLPAVLGPDTPVPAKPGGPGRPRDPNTCYFEGQQRPHGARWAPNYDPLCSLCTCQRRTVICDPVVCPPPSCPSPVQALDQCCPVCPEKQDVRDLPGLSRTRDPGEGCYFDGDRSWRAAGTRWHPVVPPFGLIKCAVCTCKGGTGDVHCEKVQCPRLACAQPVRANPTDCCKQCPVGSGVHPQLGDPMQADGPRGCRFAGQWFPESQSWHPSVPPFGEMSCITCRCGAGVPHCERDDCSLPLSCGPGKESRCCSHCAPRRPPETRTVPELAKEAEGS, encoded by the exons ATGCCGAGCCTCCCGGCCCCGCCGGCCCCGCTGctgctcctggggctgctgctgctcgGCTGCCGACCGGCCCACGGCACCGGCCCCGAGTCCCCCGCGCTGCCCATCCGGCCCGAGAAGGAGCCGCTGCCCATTCGGGGAGCGGCAG GCTGCTCCTTCGGCGGGAAGGTCTATGCCTTGGACGAGACGTGGCACCCGGACCTAGGGGAGCCCTTCGGGGTGATGCGCTGCGTGCTGTGCGCCTGCGAGGCG CCTCAGTGGGGTCGCCGAGCAAGGGGCCCGGGCAGAGTCAGCTGCAAGAACATCAAACCCGAGTGCCCAGCCTTGGCCTGCGTGCAGCCTCGGCTGCTGCCGGGACACTGCTGCCAGACCTGCCCCCAGG AGCGCAGCAGTCCTGAGAAGCCGCCAACGGGTCTGGCCTTTGAGTATCCCCGGGACCCAGAGCACCGCAGCTACAGTGACCGCGGGGAGCCGGGCTCTGAGGATCGGGGGAGAGGAGATGGACACACGG ACTTCGTGGCGCTGCTGACAGGACCTAGGTCGCAGGCTGTGGCAAGGGCCCGGGTGTCTCTGCTGCGCTCCGGTTTGCGTTTCTCCATCTCCTacagaca GCTGGACCGCCCTACTCGAATCCGCTTCTCAGACTCTGCTGGCAGCGTCCTGTTTGAACACCCTGCTGCCCCCACTCAAGATGGCCTG GTCTGTGGGGTGTGGCGGGCAGTGCCTCGGTTGTCTCTGCGGCTCCTTAGGGCAGAACAGCTGCATGTGGCGCTTGTGACACCCACTCACCCCTCGGGGGAGGTCTGGGGGCCTCTCATCCGGCACCGGGCCCTGGCTGCAG agACCTTCAGTGCTATCCTGACCCTAGAAGGCCCCCCACAGCCTGGCATAGGGGGCATCGTCCTCCTCACTCTCAGCGACACGGAGGACTCCTTGCATTTCTTGCTGCTTTTCCGTGGACTGCTGGAATCCAGGAGCGGGG GACCGGCTCAGGTGCCCTTGCGGCTCCAGATTCTACACCAGGGGCAGCTACTGCGAGAGCTCCAGGCCAATGCCTCAGTCCAG GAGCCAGGCTTTGCTGAGGTACTGCCCAACCTGACTGCCCAGGAGATGGACTGGCTGGTGCTGGGGGAGCTCCAGATGGCCCTGGAGAGGGTGGGCGTGCCAGGGCTGCGCATCAGTGGACACATCGCTGCCAGGCAGAGCTGCGATG TCCTGCAAAGCGTCCTTTGTGGGGCTGACGCCCTGATCCCAGTTCAGACAGGGGCAGCCGGCTCAGCCAGGCTTACACTGCTGGGAAATGGCTCCCTGATCTACCAG GTGCAGGTGGTAGGTACAGGCAGTGAGGTGGTGGCCTTGACCTTGGAGACCAAGCCTCAGCGGAGAAACCAGCGCACTGTCCTGTGCCACATGGCCGGACTCCAGCTGGGAGGACACACA GCTGTGGGTGTCTGCCCTGGACTCGGCGCCCGAGGGGCTCATATGCTGCTGCAGAATGAGCTGTTCCTGAACGTGGGCACCAAGGACTTCCCAGATGGAGAACTGCGGGGTCATGTGTCTGCCCTGCCTTATAGTGGACACAGCGCCCGCCATGAGA CACTGCCCGTGCCCCTGGCAGGAGCCCTGGTGTTACCTCCTGTGCAGAGCCAGGCAGCAGGACATGCCTGGCTCTCCCTGGACACCCATTGTCACCTGCACTATGAAGTGCTGCTGGCTGGGCTTGGTGGCTCTGAACAGGGCACTGTCACTGCCCACCTTCTCGGGCCTCCTGGGATGCCAGGGCCCCGGCGGCTGCTGAAGGGATTCTATGGCCCAGAG GCCCAGGGCGTGGTGAAGGATCTGGAGCCTGAGCTGCTGCGGTTCCTGGCCCAGGGCAAGGCCTCCTTGCTGATCACCACCAAGGGGAGTCCCCAAGGGGAGCTCcgggggcag GTGCACATCGCCAACCAGTGCGAGGTAGGCGGCCTGCGCCTGGCAGCTGAGGGGACTGAAGGAGCGTGGGCGGCCGGGGCTCCCGATGCAGCAGCCCCGGCACTGCCCCCACTGCCCGCTGTGCTTGGCCCCGACACTCCCGTGCCAGCCAAACCAGGAGGCCCCGGACGCCCGCGAGACCCCAACACCTGCTACTTTGAGGGGCAGCAGCGCCCCCATGGGGCTCGCTGGGCGCCTAACTATGACCCGCTCTGCTCGCTATGCACCTGCCAG AGACGCACAGTGATCTGTGACCCCGTGGTGTGCCCGCCGCCCAGCTGTCCCAGCCCGGTGCAGGCACTGGACCAGTGCTGCCCTGTGTGCCCGG AGAAACAAGATGTCAGAGACCTTCCTGGGCTCTCCCGGACCAGAGACCCCGGAGAGG gctgcTATTTTGATGGCGACCGGAGCTGGCGGGCAGCGGGTACCCGGTGGCACCCCGTCGTGCCCCCATTTGGCTTAATTAAGTGTGCTGTCTGCACCTGTAAG GGGGGCACTGGAGACGTCCACTGTGAGAAGGTGCAGTGTCCTCGGCTGGCCTGTGCCCAGCCGGTCCGGGCCAACCCCACTGACTGTTGCAAACAGTGTCCAG TGGGGTCAGGGGTCCACCCCCAATTGGGGGACCCCATGCAGGCCGATGGGCCCCGGGGCTGCCGTTTTGCAGGGCAGTGGTTCCCAGAGAGCCAGAGCTGGCACCCCTCAGTGCCCCCCTTTGGGGAGATGAGCTGTATCACCTGCAGATGTGGG GCAGGGGTGCCCCACTGTGAGCGGGATGACTGTTCATTGCCACTGTCCTGCGGTCCAGGGAAGGAGAGTCGCTGCTGCTCCCACTGTGCACCCCGGCGGC CCCCAGAGACCAGGACAGTTCCAGAGCTGGCGAAAGAAGCCGAAGGCTCCTAG
- the THPO gene encoding thrombopoietin isoform X1: MELTELLLVVMLLLNARLDLCLPAPPACDPRLLNKLLRDSHALHSRLSQCPDVNPLSTPVLLPAVDFSLGEWKTQKEQTKAQDVLGAAALLLEGVMAARTQLGPTCLSSLLGQLSGQVRLLLGALQGLLGTQFPPQGRTTIHKDPSAIFLTFQQLLRGKVRFLLLVVGPTLCAKQALRATAVPSNTSLFLTLHKLPNRTSGLLETNSSVSARTTGSGLLKRLQRFRAKIPGLLNQTSRSLDQMPGHLNRTHGPLIGTHGLFPGPLPAALGAPDIPPTTSGMDSLPPDLWPGYSPSPAHPLTGQNTLFSPSPTSPTPPGPAPTSTS, encoded by the exons ATGGAGCTGACTG AACTGCTCCTCGTGGTCATGCTTCTCCTAAATGCAAGACTGGATCTGTGCCTCCCGGCTCCTCCTGCCTGTGACCCCCGTCTCCTAAATAAACTGCTTCGTGACTCCCATGCCCTTCACAGCAGACTG AGCCAGTGTCCAGACGTTAACCCTTTGTCCACACCTGTCCTGCTGCCTGCTGTGGACTTTAGCTTGGgagaatggaaaacccagaag GAGCAGACCAAGGCACAGGACGTTCTGGGAGCCGCAGCCCTTCTGCTGGAGGGAGTAATGGCAGCACGGACCCAACTGGGACCCACCTGCCTCTCATCCCTCCTGGGACAGCTTTCTGGACAGGTCCGCCTCCTCCTTGGGGCACTGCAGGGCCTCCTTGGAACCCAG tttcctccacAGGGCAGGACCACAATTCACAAGGATCCCAgtgccatattcctgaccttcCAACAACTGCTCCGAGGAAAGGTGCGCTTCCTGTTGCTTGTAGTAGGGCCCACCCTCTGTGCCAAGCAGGCCCTACGCGCGACAGCTGTCCCAAGCAATACCTCTCTATTCCTCACACTGCACAAGCTCCCAAACAGGACTTCTGGACTGTTGGAGACAAACTCCAGTGTCTCCGCCAGAACTACTGGCTCTGGACTTCTGAAGAGGCTGCAGAGATTCAGAGCCAAGATTCCTGGTCTGCTGAACCAGACCTCCAGGTCCCTAGACCAAATGCCTGGACACCTAAACAGGACACATGGACCCTTGATTGGAACTCATGGACTCTTTCCTGGACCCTTACCTGCAGCCCTAGGAGCCCCAGATATCCCTCCAACAACTTCAGGCATGGACTCCCTGCCCCCTGACCTCTGGCCTGGATattctccttccccagcccatcCTCTTACTGGGCAAAACACACTCTTTTCTCCTTCACCCACCTCACCCACCCCTCCGGGGCCGGCTCCAACCTCCACCTCCTAA
- the THPO gene encoding thrombopoietin isoform X2, producing MELTELLLVVMLLLNARLDLCLPAPPACDPRLLNKLLRDSHALHSRLSQCPDVNPLSTPVLLPAVDFSLGEWKTQKEQTKAQDVLGAAALLLEGVMAARTQLGPTCLSSLLGQLSGQVRLLLGALQGLLGTQGRTTIHKDPSAIFLTFQQLLRGKVRFLLLVVGPTLCAKQALRATAVPSNTSLFLTLHKLPNRTSGLLETNSSVSARTTGSGLLKRLQRFRAKIPGLLNQTSRSLDQMPGHLNRTHGPLIGTHGLFPGPLPAALGAPDIPPTTSGMDSLPPDLWPGYSPSPAHPLTGQNTLFSPSPTSPTPPGPAPTSTS from the exons ATGGAGCTGACTG AACTGCTCCTCGTGGTCATGCTTCTCCTAAATGCAAGACTGGATCTGTGCCTCCCGGCTCCTCCTGCCTGTGACCCCCGTCTCCTAAATAAACTGCTTCGTGACTCCCATGCCCTTCACAGCAGACTG AGCCAGTGTCCAGACGTTAACCCTTTGTCCACACCTGTCCTGCTGCCTGCTGTGGACTTTAGCTTGGgagaatggaaaacccagaag GAGCAGACCAAGGCACAGGACGTTCTGGGAGCCGCAGCCCTTCTGCTGGAGGGAGTAATGGCAGCACGGACCCAACTGGGACCCACCTGCCTCTCATCCCTCCTGGGACAGCTTTCTGGACAGGTCCGCCTCCTCCTTGGGGCACTGCAGGGCCTCCTTGGAACCCAG GGCAGGACCACAATTCACAAGGATCCCAgtgccatattcctgaccttcCAACAACTGCTCCGAGGAAAGGTGCGCTTCCTGTTGCTTGTAGTAGGGCCCACCCTCTGTGCCAAGCAGGCCCTACGCGCGACAGCTGTCCCAAGCAATACCTCTCTATTCCTCACACTGCACAAGCTCCCAAACAGGACTTCTGGACTGTTGGAGACAAACTCCAGTGTCTCCGCCAGAACTACTGGCTCTGGACTTCTGAAGAGGCTGCAGAGATTCAGAGCCAAGATTCCTGGTCTGCTGAACCAGACCTCCAGGTCCCTAGACCAAATGCCTGGACACCTAAACAGGACACATGGACCCTTGATTGGAACTCATGGACTCTTTCCTGGACCCTTACCTGCAGCCCTAGGAGCCCCAGATATCCCTCCAACAACTTCAGGCATGGACTCCCTGCCCCCTGACCTCTGGCCTGGATattctccttccccagcccatcCTCTTACTGGGCAAAACACACTCTTTTCTCCTTCACCCACCTCACCCACCCCTCCGGGGCCGGCTCCAACCTCCACCTCCTAA